From the genome of Streptomyces sp. NBC_00464, one region includes:
- a CDS encoding YncE family protein produces the protein MRNIQLFSTDTDDGVVSVVAKTGPGEHRTVAQIPVGNAPRGGVKFTKDGRGFVCNTSQNTLSEIDAVTLKEVRRIEVGHGPRGMGIVPGERYLLVSNSGSNTVSVVDLELNVELLQIATGRDPRHMGITADGQVAYVCVWGDGYVSKLDISALSGPEGNPEQVTELARIPVDREAHPYSLAIAPSGRHVFVANTQANYLTVIDVETDETTHIPVGSHGGRAVAFTDDGRFALLTVENTNSIVVVDVETLEVTRRIPVGSGPRGLVVDPGDETVYITNFARANMMVAGHPNHAPNSLTMVDLKSAPLDRDEGVFEYEEIFVGYGPCSVVMFDLDSLPADERQRRIERADVQA, from the coding sequence ATGCGGAACATCCAGCTGTTTTCGACGGACACCGACGACGGTGTCGTCTCCGTCGTGGCCAAGACCGGTCCGGGCGAGCACCGGACCGTCGCGCAGATCCCGGTCGGCAACGCCCCGCGCGGCGGGGTGAAGTTCACCAAGGACGGCCGTGGCTTCGTGTGCAACACGAGCCAGAACACGCTCTCCGAGATCGACGCGGTCACGCTCAAGGAGGTACGGCGCATCGAGGTCGGGCACGGGCCGCGCGGCATGGGCATCGTGCCGGGCGAGCGCTACCTGCTGGTCTCCAACTCGGGTTCGAACACGGTGTCGGTCGTGGACCTCGAGCTGAACGTGGAGCTCCTCCAGATCGCGACCGGCCGCGACCCGCGCCACATGGGCATCACCGCCGACGGACAGGTCGCCTACGTCTGTGTGTGGGGCGACGGCTACGTCAGCAAGCTCGACATCAGCGCTCTCTCCGGCCCCGAGGGGAATCCGGAGCAGGTCACGGAGCTGGCCCGTATCCCCGTCGACCGCGAGGCACACCCCTACAGCCTGGCCATCGCCCCGTCCGGGCGCCACGTGTTCGTCGCCAACACACAGGCCAACTACCTGACCGTCATCGACGTCGAGACCGACGAGACCACGCACATTCCGGTCGGCTCCCACGGTGGCCGGGCGGTGGCCTTCACCGACGACGGTCGCTTCGCGCTGCTGACGGTGGAGAACACCAACAGCATCGTGGTCGTCGACGTGGAGACCCTGGAGGTGACGCGGAGGATTCCGGTCGGCTCAGGGCCCCGCGGCCTCGTCGTCGACCCCGGGGACGAGACGGTCTACATCACGAACTTCGCCCGCGCCAACATGATGGTGGCCGGCCACCCCAACCACGCCCCGAACTCCCTGACCATGGTCGACCTCAAGTCGGCGCCGCTGGACCGGGACGAGGGAGTCTTCGAGTACGAGGAAATCTTCGTCGGGTACGGGCCGTGCTCGGTGGTGATGTTCGACCTCGACAGCCTGCCCGCCGATGAGCGCCAGCGTCGCATCGAACGCGCAGACGTCCAGGCCTGA